The genome window CGCCTCGGCATCCAGGCCTTCGAGCCGCAGCTGGTCGAGGGCAAGGCCATCCAGATCCACCCGCTCGTCTGCACCGCGTTCAACGCGGACTTCGACGGTGACCAGATGGCCGTGCACCTGCCGCTCTCCGCGGAGGCGCAGGCCGAGGCCCGCATCCTGATGCTGTCCTCGAACAACATCCTGAAGCCCGCCGACGGCCGTCCGGTGACGATGCCGACCCAGGACATGGTCCTCGGTCTGTTCTTCCTCACCACCGACGGCGAACTGCGTGACGTCAAGGGCGAGGGGCGTTCGTTCGCCTCCACGGCCGAGGCGATCATGGCGTTCGACGCCGGCGAGCTGGCGCTGCAGTCCGCGGTGGACATCCGCTTCCCGGTGGGCACCATCCCGCCGCGCGGCTGGACCCCGCCGGAGCGCGAGGAGGGCGAGCCCGAGTGGCAGCAGGGGGACTCGTTCCGTCTGCGCACCACCCTGGGCCGCGCGCTCTTCAACGAACTGCTGCCCGAGGACTACCCGTTCGTCGACTACTCGGTGGGCAAGAAGCAGCTCTCCGAGATCGTCAACGACCTGGCCGAGCGCTACCCCAAGGTCATCGTGGCGGCGACGCTCGACAACCTGAAGGCCGCCGGCTTCTTCTGGGCGACCCGTTCCGGTGTCACCGTGGCCATCTCCGACGTCGTCGTTCCCGAGGCGAAGAAGGAGATCGTCCGCGGGTACGAGGCGCAGGACGAGAAGGTCCAGAAGCAGTACGAGCGCGGTCTGATCACCAAGGAAGAGCGCACGCAGGAGCTCATCGCGATCTGGACCAAGGCGACCAACGAGGTCGCCGAGGCGATGAACGCGAACTTCCCGAAGACGAACCCCATCTTCATGATGGTCGACTCCGGCGCCCGCGGAAACATGATGCAGATGCGTCAGATCGCCGGTATGCGTGGTCTGGTGTCGAACGCCAAGAACGAGACGATCCCGCGTCCCATCAAGGCCAGCTTCCGAGAAGGCCTGTCCGTTCTTGAGTACTTCATCTCCACGCACGGTGCCCGTAAGGGTCTGGCGGACACCGCCCTGCGTACCGCCGACTCGGGTTACCTGACCCGTCGTCTGGTGGACGTCTCGCAGGACGTCATCATCCGCGAGGAGGACTGCGGCACCGAGCGCGGTCTGAAGCTGCGGATCGCCTCGAAGGACGAGGCCGGCATCCTGCGCAAGGCCGAGGACGTCGAGACCAGCGTCTACGCCCGGATGCTCGCCGAGGACGTCGTCATCGACGGCAAGGTGATCGCGCCGGCCAACGTGGACCTGGGCGACGTGCTCATCGACCAGCTCGTGCACCACGGTGTCGAGGAGGTCAAGACCCGCTCGATCCTGACCTGTGAGTCCAAGGTCGGTACGTGTGCCATGTGCTACGGCCGCTCCCTGGCCACCGGCAAGCTGGTCGACATCGGTGAGGCGGTCGGCATCATCGCCGCCCAGTCCATCGGTGAGCCCGGTACCCAGCTGACGATGCGTACCTTCCACACCGGTGGTGTGGCCGGTGACGACATCACGCAGGGTCTGCCGCGTGTCGTCGAGCTCTTCGAGGCCCGTACGCCGAAGGGTGTCGCCCCGATCTCCGAGGCGGCCGGTCGCGTCCGCATCGAGGAGACCGAGAAGACCAAGAAGATCGTCATCACGCCGGACGACGGCAGCGACGAGACGGCGTTCCCGATCTCGAAGCGCGCCCGTCTGCTGGTGAGCGAGGGCGAGCACGTCGAGGTGGGCCAGAAGCTCACCGTGGGTGCCACCAACCCGCACGACGTGCTGCGCATCCTGGGTCAGCGTGCCGTCCAGGTCCACCTGGTCGGCGAGGTCCAGAAGGTCTACAACTCGCAGGGTGTGTCGATCCACGACAAGCACATCGAGATCATCATCCGGCAGATGCTCCGCCGCGTGACGATCATCGAGTCCGGCGACGCCGAGCTGCTGCCCGGTGAGCTGGTCGAGCGCTCGAAGTTCGAGACCGAGAACCGTCGTGTGGTCCAGGAGGGCGGTCACCCGGCCTCCGGTCGTCCGCAGCTGATGGGTATCACCAAGGCCTCGCTGGCGACGGAATCCTGGCTGTCGGCCGCCTCCTTCCAGGAGACGACCCGAGTCCTGACGGACGCGGCGATCAACGCCAAGTCCGACAGCCTCATCGGCCTCAAGGAGAACGTCATCATCGGTAAGCTCATCCCGGCCGGTACGGGTCTGTCCCGCTACCGCAACATCCGGGTGGAGCCCACCGAGGAGGCCAAGGCCGCGATGTACTCGGCCGTCGGCTACGACGACATCGACTACTCGCCGTTCGGCACGGGCTCCGGCCAGGCCGTTCCGCTGGAGGACTACGACTACGGGCCGTACAACCAGTAGTAGTTGTCTCTGGTAGCAGTCGCTTGTGAAGGGCGGTCACCTCGCTTCGCGCGGGGTGGCCGCCCTTCGGCGTGGGCGCGCGGTAGCAGAACCGCAACAGAACCGGTGCGGGAACCGGTGCTGTGGGTTGTGCGTTGGAGCATCATGGAGGAACAACCAGTCCGGGGGAGTGTTTCTCGTGTCGAACCCGTCGTGGCAGCCGATGCCGTGGCAGCAGCAGGCGCAGGGCAGTAGTCCTTCGCTGCTCGCCGCCCATGCCGACCGTGAGCGTGCCGTCGATGTCCTCAAGGCGGGCTTCAGCGAGGGCCGCCTTCCGCAGGACGAGTACGAGCGGCGCGTCGAGCGGGCCTACAAGGCGCGCACAGTGGGGGAGTTGTCCCTGCTGGTCGCCGACCTTCCGCAGGGCCCCTCGGGGATGCAGCCGACCGCCATGATGGGCGCCCCGGTGCCCAGGACGTTCATGCCGGCGCCGCTGCCGCCGCCCGCCACCAACGGCAAGGCCGTGGGCTCCATGGTGTGCGGCGTCCTCACCACCATGACGATGGGGCTCACCGGCATTCCGGCCGTGATCCTCGGTCACACAGCCCGCGCCGAGATCAAGCGCACGGGCGAGGGCGGTGACGGTTTCGCGCTGGCCGGGATCATCCTCGGCTGGCTCTCCGTGGCCGGCTGGGCCTTCTTCCTCGCCCTCATCATCCTCCTGGAGATGTCCGCGAGCGGTGTCTGACGGCCTGGCGGCGCCCAGGAACACCCCGGGGTGCCCCCAGGGGGTGCGGGGAACCCGTTGGGCCGGGAGGCGGCTGACAGGGGCCAGGAGGCCGGGAGGCGGCGCCCAGGAGCCAGGGAGTCGGTGGGGGGCGCGGCGGGGCGTGGAGGCGTGTTCGGGTGGGATTCCGCCGTGTGGGCGCCCCGTGGCTAAACCCCCGCCCGCCCATTTGTTTTGACCGTAGCGAATGAGGTAGGTACGCTCAGACCTTGTGCCTGGGGTGTGCCCTGGCTCTCGTGCGTGCCTTCAACCGCACAGGGGGAGCCGTAAGCGGCCACCGTACTCTGCGCCCTTTCTGCCTTGCGGCGGGAGTCTGCAGTTTCGACACACCCGACCGCGTGGGTCGGCGAATGTTTCAGGTTAGCTTCACCATTCGGCACACAGAAACCGGAGAAGTAGTGCCTACGATCCAGCAGCTGGTCCGGAAGGGCCGGCAGGACAAGGTCGAGAAGAACAAGACGCCCGCACTCGAGGGTTCGCCCCAGCGTCGCGGCGTCTGCACGCGTGTGTTCACGACCACCCCGAAGAAGCCGAACTCGGCCCTGCGTAAGGTCGCGCGTGTGCGTCTGACCAGCGGGATCGAGGTCACCGCTTACATTCCGGGTGAGGGACACAACCTGCAGGAGCACTCCATCGTGCTCGTGCGCGGCGGCCGTGTGAAGGACCTGCCCGGTGTTCGCTACAAGATCATCCGCGGTTCGCTCGACACCCAGGGTGTCAAGAACCGCAAGCAGGCCCGCAGCCGCTACGGCGCCAAGAAGGAGAAGTAGAAATGCCTCGTAAGGGCCCCGCCCCGAAGCGCCCGGTCATCATCGACCCGGTCTACGGTTCTCCTCTTGTCACGTCGCTCATCAACAAGGTGCTGCTGAACGGCAAGCGCTCCACCGCCGAGCGCATCGTGTACGGCGCCATGGAGGGCCTGCGCGAGAAGACCAGCAACGACCCGGTCATCACGCTGAAGCGCGCGCTGGAGAACATCAAGCCGACCCTCGAGGTCAAGTCCCGCCGTGTCGGTGGTGCGACGTACCAGGTTCCGATCGAGGTCAAGCCCGGTCGTGCCAACACGCTCGCGCTGCGCTGGCTGGTCGGTTACTCCCGCGCCCGTCGCGAGAAGACCATGACCGAGCGTCTGCTCAACGAGCTTCTCGACGCCTCCAACGGCCTCGGTGCCGCTGTGAAGAAGCGCGAGGACACCCACAAGATGGCCGAGTCCAACAAGGCCTTCGCGCACTACCGCTGGTAGTCGCTACCCCCATCGAGACCGAGAGAAGACCGAAGCCTTATGGCTACCACTTCACTTGACCTGGCCAAGGTCCGCAATATCGGGATCATGGCCCACATCGACGCGGGCAAGACGACCACCACCGAGCGGATCCTCTTCTACACCGGCGTCAGCTACAAGATCGGTGAGGTCCACGACGGCGCCGCCACCATGGACTGGATGGAGCAGGAGCAGGAGCGTGGCATCACGATCACCTCTGCTGCCACCACCTGTCACTGGCCGCTCGAGGACGACGACTACACCATCAACATCATCGACACCCCCGGGCACGTCGACTTCACGGTCGAGGTGGAGCGTTCGCTCCGCGTCCTCGACGGTGCCGTCACGGTGTTCGACGGTGTCGCCGGTGTCGAGCCGCAGTCCGAGACGGTGTGGCGTCAGGCCGACCGCTACGGCGTGCCGCGCATCTGCTTCGTGAACAAGCTGGACCGTACCGGCGCCGAGTTCCACCGCTGTGTGGACATGATCTCGAACCGCCTGGGTGCCGTCCCGCTCGTCATGCAGCTGCCGATCGGCGCCGAGATGGACTTCAAGGGCGTTGTGGACCTGGTCCGCATGAAGGCGCTCGTGTGGTCCGCCGAGGCCGCCAAGGGCGAGATGTACGACGTCGTCGACATCCCGGCCACGCACACCGAGGCCGCCGAGGAGTACCGCGGCAAGCTGGTCGAGGCCGTCGCGGAGAACGACGACGAGATCATGGAGCTGTTCCTGGAGGGCCAGGAGCCCACCGAGGAGCAGCTGTACGCCGCGATCCGTCGCATCACCATCGCGACCGGCAAGTCCGACGGCATCACGGTCACCCCCGTGTTCTGTGGCACCGCGTTCAAGAACAAGGGCGTCCAGCCCCTGCTCGACGCGGTCGTGCGCTACCTCCCCACGCCGCTTGACGTCGAGGCCATCGAGGGCCACGCCGTCAACGACCCGGAGGAGGTCGTCAAGCGCAAGCCGTCCGACGACGAGCCGCTGTCCGCGCTGGCGTTCAAGATCATGAGCGACCCGCACCTCGGCAAGCTCACCTTCGTCCGGGTCTACTCGGGCCGCCTGGAGTCCGGCACCGCCGTGCTGAACTCCGTCAAGGGCAAGAAGGAGCGCATCGGCAAGATCTACCGTATGCACGCGAACAAGCGTGAGGAGATCGAGTCGGTGGGCGCCGGCGACATCATCGCCGTGATGGGTCTGAAGCAGACCACGACCGGTGAGACGCTGTGCGACGACAAGCAGCCGGTGATCCTGGAGTCCATGGACTTCCCGGCGCCGGTCATCCAGGTCGCCATCGAGCCCAAGTCCAAGGGTGACCAGGAGAAGCTGGGTGTCGCCATCCAGCGTCTCGCGGAGGAGGACCCCTCCTTCCAGGTCCACTCGGACGAGGAGACCGGCCAGACCATCATCGGTGGTATGGGCGAGCTGCACCTCGAGGTGCTGGTCGACCGTATGCGCCGTGAGTTCAAGGTCGAGGCCAACGTCGGCAAGCCGCAGGTCGCCTACCGCGAGACGATCCGCAAGGCCGTCGAGCGCGTCGACTACACGCACAAGAAGCAGACTGGTGGTACCGGCCAGTTCGCCAAGGTGCAGATCGCGATCGAGCCGATCGAGGGCGGCGACGCCTCGTACGAGTTCGTGAACAAGGTCACCGGTGGCCGTATCCCGAAGGAGTACATCCCTTCGGTGGACGCCGGTGCGCAGGAGGCCATGCAGTTCGGCATCCTCGCGGGCTACGAGATGACGGGCGTCCGCGTCACGCTCATCGACGGTGGCTACCACGAGGTCGACTCCTCCGAGCTCGCCTTCAAGATCGCCGGTTCGCAGGCCTTCAAGGAGGCCGCGCGCAAGGCGTCCCCCGTGCTTCTTGAGCCGATGATGGCCGTCGAGGTCACCACGCCCGAGGACTACATGGGTGAGGTCATCGGCGACATCAACTCCCGCCGTGGTCAGATCCAGGCCATGGAGGAGCGGGCCGGTGCCCGCGTCGTGAAGGGCCTCGTGCCCCTCTCGGAGATGTTCGGCTACGTCGGAGACCTCCGCAGCAAGACCTCGGGTCGCGCAAGCTACTCGATGCAGTTCGACTCCTACGCCGAGGTTCCGCGGAACGTCGCCGAGGAGATCATCGCGAAGGCCAAGGGCGAGTAACGCACCCCGTTCGCACGCTTTAGGCTTGACTCCGGAGCCTGGTGGGGTAAACAGCCACAAACACGGTTGTTTGCCCTGGGGCCCGGACTTTCCAGCAAAGATCACCTGGCGCCGATGAAGCAAGGCGTTCAGAACCACTCCACAGGAGGACCCCAGTGGCGAAGGCGAAGTTCGAGCGGACTAAGCCGCACGTCAACATCGGCACCATCGGTCACATCGACCACGGTAAGACGACCCTCACGGCCGCCATTACCAAGGTGCTGCACGACGCGTTCCCGGACCTGAACGAGGCCTCGGCGTTCGACCAGATCGACAAGGCTCCCGAGGAGCGCCAGCGCGGTATCACGATCTCGATCGCGCACGTCGAGTACCAGACGGAGACCCGTCACTACGCCCACGTCGACTGCCCCGGTCACGCGGACTACATCAAGAACATGATCACGGGTGCGGCGCAGATGGACGGCGCCATCCTCGTCGTCGCCGCCACCGACGGCCCGATGCCGCAGACCAAGGAGCACGTGCTCCTGGCCCGCCAGGTCGGCGTTCCTTACATCGTCGTCGCCCTGAACAAGGCCGACATGGTGGACGACGAGGAGATCCTGGAGCTCGTCGAGCTCGAGGTCCGTGAGCTGCTCTCCGAGTACGAGTTCCCGGGCGACGACCTGCCGGTCGTCAAGGTCTCGGCGCTCAAGGCCCTTGAGGGCGACAAGGAGTGGGGCCAGTCCGTCCTCGACCTGATGAAGGCCGTCGACGAGAACATCCCGCAGCCCGAGCGTGACGTCGACAAGCCGTTCCTGATGCCGATCGAGGACGTCTTCACGATCACCGGTCGTGGCACCGTCGTCACCGGTCGTATCGAGCGTGGTGTCCTCAAGGTCAACGAGACCGTCGACATCGTCGGTATCAAGCAGGACAAGACCACCACCACGGTCACCGGCATCGAGATGTTCCGCAAGCTGCTCGACGAGGGCCAGGCCGGTGAGAACGTCGGTCTGCTCCTCCGTGGCATCAAGCGCGAGGACGTCGAGCGCGGCCAGGTCATCATCAAGCCCGGTTCGGTCACGCCGCACACCGAGTTCGAGGCCCAGGCCTACATCCTGTCCAAGGACGAGGGTGGCCGCCACACGCCGTTCTTCAACAACTACCGCCCGCAGTTCTACTTCCGTACGACGGACGTGACCGGCGTGGTGACCCTCCCCGAGGGCACCGAGATGGTCATGCCCGGCGACAACACGGAGATGAAGGTTGAGCTCATTCAGCCCATCGCCATGGAAGAGGGCCTGAAGTTCGCCATCCGTGAGGGTGGCCGGACCGTGGGCGCCGGCCAGGTCATCAAGATCACCAAGTGATCCTGGCCCGCGAGGGCTGACCCGGCAGGTCTCTGGAGAGGCCCGTACGACTTCGGTCGTACGGGCCTCTTCCGCTTTCCGTAACGTCCTGCCCGTGCTTTCCCGTAACGTCCTGCCCGCCCCGGTCCAAGTACAGGTGACAGCACGACCGACCACGGGAGGTACTCACCTTGGCACCGGACAGCAGAGGCCGGGGCGGTCCACCGGGGGAGATGTACGACCCGGCGGCCTTCGAGGTCTTCTATCGCCGCCATGTCGACACCGTCACCCGTTTCATGGCCCGGCGGGTCACCGATCCGCACACCGTCGCCGATCTCACCGCCGAGACCTTCCTCGCGGTGATCGACTCCGCTCGCGCGTACCGGCCCGACCTCGGCAGCGAGACGGCCTGGCTGTACGGCATCGCGCGCAATGTGGTGGCGGCGGAGGCCCGCAGGAGCGCGCGTCAGCAGGTGCTGGGCAGCCGTATCGCCGGTCGGCGGCTGCTGGAGGGCGACGACATCGCCCGGCTGGAGGAGAAGCTCGACGCGGAGGCGGCCGGGCGGCGGGCGCTGGCCGCGCTGGACGGGCTGCCAGAGGGGGAGCGCGCGGTGGTGGAACTCGTCGCCGTCGACCAGTTGAGCGTCACCGAGGCCGCCGCGGCGCTGGGGATACGCAAGGTCACAGCGCGTGTACGGCTCCACCGGGCGCGTCGGACGCTGCGCTCGGCGGCGGTGGGCAGTGATCATCCGGCAGGACTGAGCTACGCAGGGGGAGAGGCATGACCACGAGGACGACGAAGACCTTCGAGGACCGGCTGCTGGACGAGCTCCAGCGGGAGATCGCACTGCGGGCCGCGGACGTGCCCGAGCCCGTGATCCGCCGCACGATCACGACCCGGCGGGCGCTCGTCGCCCTCGCGGCGTGTGTCGCGGCGGCGGGGGTGGTGGTGGCGCTGCCGTCGTCGACGGGTGGGGCGCCGGCGTTCGCGGTGGAGCGGAACGGGGACGGCAGCGTCAGGGTCAGCATGGGGGAGATCGTCCTGGGCGGGGACGACAAGCGGGAGCTGGCGGAGCGTCTGCGGGCCGAGGGCGTCCATGTCAGCGTCGACAAGCCCAGGAGCGGCTTCGTCTGTGCGCAGCCCCGGGGCGAGATGTACCCGCTGCGTTGGACGGACGGGTCGAGCGGCGACGTCATCGTGGACTACACGTACGTCCTGCGCCCCGGCGACACCCTGGTCTTCGAGGATCCGGAGCCGGTCAAGGGCTCGGTCAGCCCCGCCG of Streptomyces phaeolivaceus contains these proteins:
- a CDS encoding DUF1707 and DUF4190 domain-containing protein, which translates into the protein MPWQQQAQGSSPSLLAAHADRERAVDVLKAGFSEGRLPQDEYERRVERAYKARTVGELSLLVADLPQGPSGMQPTAMMGAPVPRTFMPAPLPPPATNGKAVGSMVCGVLTTMTMGLTGIPAVILGHTARAEIKRTGEGGDGFALAGIILGWLSVAGWAFFLALIILLEMSASGV
- the fusA gene encoding elongation factor G yields the protein MATTSLDLAKVRNIGIMAHIDAGKTTTTERILFYTGVSYKIGEVHDGAATMDWMEQEQERGITITSAATTCHWPLEDDDYTINIIDTPGHVDFTVEVERSLRVLDGAVTVFDGVAGVEPQSETVWRQADRYGVPRICFVNKLDRTGAEFHRCVDMISNRLGAVPLVMQLPIGAEMDFKGVVDLVRMKALVWSAEAAKGEMYDVVDIPATHTEAAEEYRGKLVEAVAENDDEIMELFLEGQEPTEEQLYAAIRRITIATGKSDGITVTPVFCGTAFKNKGVQPLLDAVVRYLPTPLDVEAIEGHAVNDPEEVVKRKPSDDEPLSALAFKIMSDPHLGKLTFVRVYSGRLESGTAVLNSVKGKKERIGKIYRMHANKREEIESVGAGDIIAVMGLKQTTTGETLCDDKQPVILESMDFPAPVIQVAIEPKSKGDQEKLGVAIQRLAEEDPSFQVHSDEETGQTIIGGMGELHLEVLVDRMRREFKVEANVGKPQVAYRETIRKAVERVDYTHKKQTGGTGQFAKVQIAIEPIEGGDASYEFVNKVTGGRIPKEYIPSVDAGAQEAMQFGILAGYEMTGVRVTLIDGGYHEVDSSELAFKIAGSQAFKEAARKASPVLLEPMMAVEVTTPEDYMGEVIGDINSRRGQIQAMEERAGARVVKGLVPLSEMFGYVGDLRSKTSGRASYSMQFDSYAEVPRNVAEEIIAKAKGE
- the rpsL gene encoding 30S ribosomal protein S12; the encoded protein is MPTIQQLVRKGRQDKVEKNKTPALEGSPQRRGVCTRVFTTTPKKPNSALRKVARVRLTSGIEVTAYIPGEGHNLQEHSIVLVRGGRVKDLPGVRYKIIRGSLDTQGVKNRKQARSRYGAKKEK
- the rpsG gene encoding 30S ribosomal protein S7; this translates as MPRKGPAPKRPVIIDPVYGSPLVTSLINKVLLNGKRSTAERIVYGAMEGLREKTSNDPVITLKRALENIKPTLEVKSRRVGGATYQVPIEVKPGRANTLALRWLVGYSRARREKTMTERLLNELLDASNGLGAAVKKREDTHKMAESNKAFAHYRW
- a CDS encoding RNA polymerase sigma factor, which encodes MYDPAAFEVFYRRHVDTVTRFMARRVTDPHTVADLTAETFLAVIDSARAYRPDLGSETAWLYGIARNVVAAEARRSARQQVLGSRIAGRRLLEGDDIARLEEKLDAEAAGRRALAALDGLPEGERAVVELVAVDQLSVTEAAAALGIRKVTARVRLHRARRTLRSAAVGSDHPAGLSYAGGEA
- a CDS encoding DNA-directed RNA polymerase subunit beta' produces the protein MLDVNFFDELRIGLATADDIRQWSHGEVKKPETINYRTLKPEKDGLFCEKIFGPTRDWECYCGKYKRVRFKGIICERCGVEVTRAKVRRERMGHIELAAPVTHIWYFKGVPSRLGYLLDLAPKDLEKVIYFAAYMITYVDEERRTRDLPSLEAHVSVERQQVENRRDADLEARAKKLETDLAELEAEGAKADVRRKVREGAEREMKQLRDRTQREIDRLDEVWTRFKNLKVQDLEGDELLYRELRDRFGTYFDGSMGAAALQKRLESFDLDEEAERLREIIRTGKGQKKTRALKRLKVVSAFLQTSNSPKGMVLDCVPVIPPDLRPMVQLDGGRFATSDLNDLYRRVINRNNRLKRLLDLGAPEIIVNNEKRMLQEAVDALFDNGRRGRPVTGPGNRPLKSLSDMLKGKQGRFRQNLLGKRVDYSARSVIVVGPQLKLHQCGLPKAMALELFKPFVMKRLVDLNHAQNIKSAKRMVERGRTVVYDVLEEVIAEHPVLLNRAPTLHRLGIQAFEPQLVEGKAIQIHPLVCTAFNADFDGDQMAVHLPLSAEAQAEARILMLSSNNILKPADGRPVTMPTQDMVLGLFFLTTDGELRDVKGEGRSFASTAEAIMAFDAGELALQSAVDIRFPVGTIPPRGWTPPEREEGEPEWQQGDSFRLRTTLGRALFNELLPEDYPFVDYSVGKKQLSEIVNDLAERYPKVIVAATLDNLKAAGFFWATRSGVTVAISDVVVPEAKKEIVRGYEAQDEKVQKQYERGLITKEERTQELIAIWTKATNEVAEAMNANFPKTNPIFMMVDSGARGNMMQMRQIAGMRGLVSNAKNETIPRPIKASFREGLSVLEYFISTHGARKGLADTALRTADSGYLTRRLVDVSQDVIIREEDCGTERGLKLRIASKDEAGILRKAEDVETSVYARMLAEDVVIDGKVIAPANVDLGDVLIDQLVHHGVEEVKTRSILTCESKVGTCAMCYGRSLATGKLVDIGEAVGIIAAQSIGEPGTQLTMRTFHTGGVAGDDITQGLPRVVELFEARTPKGVAPISEAAGRVRIEETEKTKKIVITPDDGSDETAFPISKRARLLVSEGEHVEVGQKLTVGATNPHDVLRILGQRAVQVHLVGEVQKVYNSQGVSIHDKHIEIIIRQMLRRVTIIESGDAELLPGELVERSKFETENRRVVQEGGHPASGRPQLMGITKASLATESWLSAASFQETTRVLTDAAINAKSDSLIGLKENVIIGKLIPAGTGLSRYRNIRVEPTEEAKAAMYSAVGYDDIDYSPFGTGSGQAVPLEDYDYGPYNQ
- the tuf gene encoding elongation factor Tu — translated: MAKAKFERTKPHVNIGTIGHIDHGKTTLTAAITKVLHDAFPDLNEASAFDQIDKAPEERQRGITISIAHVEYQTETRHYAHVDCPGHADYIKNMITGAAQMDGAILVVAATDGPMPQTKEHVLLARQVGVPYIVVALNKADMVDDEEILELVELEVRELLSEYEFPGDDLPVVKVSALKALEGDKEWGQSVLDLMKAVDENIPQPERDVDKPFLMPIEDVFTITGRGTVVTGRIERGVLKVNETVDIVGIKQDKTTTTVTGIEMFRKLLDEGQAGENVGLLLRGIKREDVERGQVIIKPGSVTPHTEFEAQAYILSKDEGGRHTPFFNNYRPQFYFRTTDVTGVVTLPEGTEMVMPGDNTEMKVELIQPIAMEEGLKFAIREGGRTVGAGQVIKITK